The following proteins come from a genomic window of Ornithinimicrobium cryptoxanthini:
- a CDS encoding YccF domain-containing protein produces the protein MRTLGNLLWLVLAGWWLALLYALAGLIAFVLIITIPFGIASFRLANYVLWPFGRRTEFRRDAGVWSIIGNVLWILVLGWELAIAHLIAGLLLCITIIGIPFGIACWKMVPLALLPLGQHIVPVQDAGQDPFAAAPGRTH, from the coding sequence ATGCGGACTCTGGGGAACCTCCTGTGGTTGGTGCTGGCCGGCTGGTGGCTTGCGCTGCTCTATGCCCTGGCAGGCCTGATCGCCTTCGTGCTGATCATCACCATCCCGTTCGGGATCGCCTCGTTCCGGCTGGCCAACTATGTGCTCTGGCCGTTCGGTCGGCGCACCGAGTTCCGGCGCGACGCCGGCGTGTGGTCGATCATCGGCAACGTGCTGTGGATCCTGGTGCTCGGGTGGGAGCTGGCGATCGCGCACCTGATCGCCGGACTGCTGCTCTGCATCACGATCATCGGCATCCCCTTCGGCATCGCCTGCTGGAAGATGGTGCCGCTGGCGCTGCTGCCGCTCGGCCAGCACATCGTCCCGGTCCAGGACGCCGGGCAGGACCCGTTCGCCGCTGCGCCGGGGCGCACCCACTGA
- a CDS encoding RNA polymerase sigma factor codes for MSEHLKELVRALHASDGTAARSLLREIPATDDDSLQELALAAANGSELGTTLLVERLDESGILHRFARGALFDESAIDDVVQDSLISVATGISSFRGTAKVTSWVHRIVRNRVVDHLRRQRATAPLPEDDLGPGQRISSLIATRATVQDALAALPELYRQPVTMRDLEGRPYVEIAERLDRSLGTVKSQVSRGRALVAVSLRDLRPGQAGAAGTSPRDTRNSPSTLNSASTPADSSASTADPSGAAS; via the coding sequence ATGTCTGAGCATCTGAAGGAACTCGTGCGGGCCCTGCACGCCAGCGACGGCACCGCTGCCCGAAGTCTCCTGCGAGAGATCCCCGCCACCGACGACGACTCGCTCCAGGAGCTGGCGCTGGCCGCCGCGAACGGGTCTGAGCTGGGGACCACGCTGCTCGTCGAGCGGTTGGACGAGTCCGGGATCCTCCACCGGTTTGCGCGCGGTGCGCTCTTCGATGAGAGTGCCATCGACGACGTGGTGCAGGACAGCCTGATCTCGGTCGCAACCGGCATCAGCAGTTTCAGGGGCACCGCAAAGGTCACCAGCTGGGTGCACCGGATCGTGCGCAACCGGGTCGTGGACCACCTGCGCCGGCAACGCGCGACCGCTCCCCTCCCGGAGGACGACCTCGGACCCGGCCAGCGGATCAGCTCGCTGATCGCCACGCGAGCCACCGTGCAGGACGCGCTCGCCGCGCTGCCCGAGCTCTATCGCCAGCCGGTGACGATGCGGGACCTGGAGGGCCGGCCCTATGTCGAGATCGCCGAACGGCTGGACCGGAGCCTGGGGACGGTGAAGTCGCAGGTCTCGCGCGGGCGCGCCCTGGTCGCCGTGTCTCTGCGCGACCTCCGCCCCGGGCAGGCGGGCGCGGCCGGGACCTCACCCCGCGACACGAGGAACTCACCCAGCACCCTGAACTCAGCCAGCACCCCCGCGGACTCCTCAGCCTCCACCGCCGACCCGTCAGGTGCAGCCTCATGA
- a CDS encoding serine/threonine-protein kinase produces the protein MTGRLGRYRLEDVIGVGSFATVHRATDGWLEDTVALKVLAENHSLNPEVRERFIAEGRSLRRVKSPHVLTVHDIGESERQQPYLVLEHADRGTLADRVATLRREGWTASAADVLVTARGLAAAIEAVHDAQLVHRDLSPGNVLLTTAPGRWLVRDSALADDTAAGAAAGASVVRADERLVVADLGMCKDLALNSGLTVAAGTSGFRPPEQTGGPGIVDTRADIWALSALLAWLCEGADLPHELAAALRRGQATDPDARHPDVASWLADIEGALAPRPPQSSVTAATPPPRRPRGVLVMALVATLALGLLGGILAGRWWSGTPAETDLATVAIEGPTQVRVGEHTTFDAVVTGLDSWVWVLPSGRYVVDQASVSVSAVSTGTNEVVLRGKDAAGTELETAHEITVTD, from the coding sequence ATGACTGGGCGACTGGGGCGCTATCGCCTCGAGGACGTCATCGGCGTCGGCTCGTTCGCCACGGTGCATCGCGCCACGGACGGCTGGCTCGAGGACACCGTCGCGCTGAAGGTCCTCGCCGAGAACCACAGTCTCAACCCGGAGGTGCGCGAGCGCTTCATCGCCGAGGGCCGCAGCCTGCGACGGGTCAAGAGTCCGCACGTCCTGACCGTGCACGACATCGGTGAGAGCGAGCGACAGCAGCCCTATCTCGTGCTGGAGCACGCCGACCGCGGCACCCTCGCGGATCGAGTCGCCACCCTGCGCCGCGAGGGGTGGACCGCCTCTGCCGCAGACGTGCTGGTCACGGCCCGCGGACTGGCAGCTGCTATCGAGGCCGTGCACGACGCGCAGCTGGTGCACCGGGACCTGAGTCCCGGCAACGTCCTGCTCACGACCGCGCCGGGGCGATGGCTCGTGCGGGACTCCGCGCTGGCCGACGACACAGCAGCTGGTGCGGCGGCTGGTGCGTCAGTGGTGCGCGCCGACGAGCGCCTCGTGGTCGCCGACCTCGGCATGTGCAAGGACCTGGCCCTGAACTCCGGGCTGACCGTGGCCGCGGGGACCTCCGGCTTCCGGCCACCGGAGCAGACCGGCGGGCCTGGCATCGTCGACACCCGAGCCGACATCTGGGCGTTGTCGGCGTTGTTGGCGTGGCTCTGCGAGGGCGCCGACCTGCCCCACGAGCTGGCCGCGGCCCTGCGCCGCGGCCAGGCCACCGACCCCGACGCGCGCCATCCTGACGTGGCGTCCTGGCTGGCGGACATCGAAGGCGCCCTCGCACCGCGCCCACCACAGTCCAGCGTCACGGCCGCGACCCCGCCACCCCGCAGACCCCGCGGCGTGCTCGTCATGGCGCTGGTGGCGACTTTGGCGCTCGGCCTGTTGGGCGGCATACTTGCTGGTCGTTGGTGGTCGGGCACGCCAGCAGAGACTGACCTGGCCACGGTGGCCATCGAGGGGCCGACGCAGGTGCGCGTGGGAGAGCACACGACCTTCGACGCCGTGGTCACGGGGCTGGACAGCTGGGTGTGGGTCCTGCCGAGCGGCCGCTATGTCGTGGACCAGGCCAGCGTCTCGGTGAGCGCGGTGTCCACGGGCACCAACGAGGTGGTGCTGCGCGGCAAGGACGCCGCGGGCACGGAGCTCGAGACGGCCCACGAGATCACGGTCACCGACTAG
- a CDS encoding vWA domain-containing protein, whose translation MRRTLTRGMVPIALAGALVLTGCGQDRATFESADPVPSTEQPDASSDTAALTTDAADHTGAPTELGELVPIEWPDAPRELTAVEREFFFEPGPFAGDAYDEAKVIDAVVAMRPQSAAQWQEAIQSQLQGDYFDDVTTAITFDASLGESVAEPTEGERAPDEATVGTNHFALVLDASGSMGDASDSGTRMAEAKEALGAFVGTLPANSTVSLRVYGHEGDNTDAGKAESCGSTAEVFSGPVDEDGFSAALDDVEPTGWTPLADAITAAADDLPPDATDGIVYVVTDGIETCGGDPVAAAEGLAESGIQPIVNVIGFQAGDADQEALRAIADAGGGDYTRADSQEDLEDYWDGEHTRMMQAWEEWKATELSRIESEGAEQMADAEEVGQRLMTAAETEGQHAMAVAEALDTAGHLDYALKNEVWSYFYERKGDMWSYAYELKTDNWSQAYALKNDAWRQAYDKGNSKWSEFYDKKISN comes from the coding sequence ATGCGACGCACACTGACCCGGGGGATGGTCCCGATCGCGCTGGCGGGGGCTCTGGTCCTGACCGGCTGCGGGCAGGACCGCGCGACGTTCGAGTCGGCAGACCCGGTCCCGTCCACGGAGCAACCGGACGCATCTTCCGACACGGCAGCCCTCACCACGGACGCCGCAGACCACACCGGCGCACCCACCGAGCTCGGCGAGCTGGTCCCGATCGAGTGGCCGGACGCCCCCCGCGAGCTGACCGCCGTCGAGCGGGAGTTCTTCTTCGAGCCCGGCCCGTTCGCCGGCGACGCCTACGACGAGGCCAAAGTCATCGACGCCGTCGTGGCGATGCGGCCGCAGAGCGCGGCGCAGTGGCAGGAGGCCATCCAGTCCCAGCTCCAGGGCGACTACTTCGACGACGTGACCACTGCCATCACCTTTGACGCGAGTCTGGGTGAGTCGGTGGCCGAGCCCACCGAGGGCGAGCGCGCCCCGGACGAGGCGACGGTCGGCACCAACCACTTCGCGCTGGTCCTGGACGCGAGCGGGTCGATGGGCGACGCGTCCGACTCGGGCACCCGGATGGCGGAGGCCAAGGAGGCGCTGGGCGCCTTCGTCGGCACGCTGCCGGCAAACTCCACGGTGTCGCTGCGCGTCTACGGCCACGAGGGCGACAACACCGATGCCGGCAAGGCGGAGTCGTGCGGATCGACCGCGGAGGTCTTCTCGGGACCGGTCGACGAAGACGGCTTCAGCGCCGCCCTCGACGACGTCGAGCCGACCGGCTGGACCCCGCTCGCGGACGCGATCACCGCAGCCGCCGACGACCTCCCGCCGGACGCCACCGACGGCATCGTGTATGTCGTCACCGACGGCATCGAGACCTGTGGCGGCGACCCGGTGGCCGCGGCCGAGGGCCTGGCCGAGTCCGGCATCCAGCCGATCGTCAACGTCATCGGCTTCCAGGCCGGCGACGCCGACCAGGAGGCGCTGAGGGCGATCGCCGACGCCGGCGGTGGGGACTACACCCGCGCCGACAGCCAGGAGGACCTGGAGGACTACTGGGACGGCGAGCACACCCGGATGATGCAGGCGTGGGAGGAGTGGAAGGCCACCGAGCTCTCGCGGATCGAATCGGAGGGTGCCGAGCAGATGGCAGACGCCGAGGAGGTCGGCCAGCGGCTGATGACCGCGGCCGAGACCGAGGGGCAGCACGCCATGGCCGTCGCCGAGGCGCTCGACACCGCAGGGCACCTGGACTACGCACTCAAGAACGAGGTCTGGAGCTATTTCTACGAGCGCAAGGGTGACATGTGGAGCTATGCCTACGAGCTCAAGACCGACAACTGGTCGCAGGCCTACGCCCTCAAGAACGACGCCTGGAGGCAGGCCTACGACAAGGGCAACAGCAAGTGGTCGGAGTTCTACGACAAGAAGATCAGCAACTAG